In Polaromonas sp. JS666, one genomic interval encodes:
- a CDS encoding XRE family transcriptional regulator translates to MSTKETARPRPDDAEPYSFEPAPPVSVEEPIAWYLHQAAAAADKAGLKTVRTEARTAFMRQFGQRCKVARGAREINDVAATVGVHRNTIWNIERGDSLPDAFELEVLAKEYNTTPAHLLGDERQGKARLTAMVPNSVHAVQVDAFIYVPLFDLKSSAGKDAFNDIESVIAMRPFDARFIRYDLGIAHNDIAMSMVVGVSMEPWLHSKDAVLTDLQDHDALTEGIHVVRLDGALLVKKLQRLPGKILRVSSYNQAYEPFDIQGHEDPDRDFSVLGRVRWAGVTFN, encoded by the coding sequence ATGAGCACAAAAGAAACAGCACGACCCCGGCCCGATGATGCCGAGCCGTATTCCTTCGAGCCAGCGCCGCCGGTCAGCGTTGAAGAGCCGATCGCCTGGTATCTCCATCAGGCTGCTGCGGCCGCGGACAAGGCTGGCCTGAAAACGGTGCGGACCGAAGCCAGAACAGCCTTCATGCGCCAGTTTGGCCAGCGCTGCAAGGTGGCGCGGGGCGCAAGGGAGATCAATGACGTGGCGGCCACTGTCGGCGTTCACCGCAACACCATCTGGAACATTGAGCGTGGTGACAGTCTGCCGGACGCGTTCGAGCTTGAGGTGCTTGCCAAGGAATACAACACGACCCCCGCGCATTTGCTGGGCGATGAGCGGCAAGGCAAGGCCCGGCTCACCGCCATGGTGCCTAACAGCGTGCATGCGGTGCAGGTGGACGCATTTATTTATGTGCCATTGTTCGACCTCAAATCTTCGGCCGGCAAGGACGCATTCAATGACATCGAATCGGTGATTGCAATGCGTCCCTTTGACGCCCGCTTCATCAGATATGACCTGGGCATTGCCCACAACGACATTGCCATGTCCATGGTGGTGGGTGTCTCCATGGAGCCGTGGCTGCACTCAAAAGATGCTGTCCTGACAGACTTGCAGGACCACGATGCCCTTACCGAGGGCATTCATGTTGTCAGGCTCGACGGCGCCTTGCTTGTGAAAAAACTGCAGAGATTGCCCGGGAAGATACTGCGTGTGAGCAGCTACAACCAGGCCTATGAGCCGTTTGACATTCAGGGCCATGAGGACCCCGACCGGGATTTTTCGGTGCTTGGCCGGGTACGTTGGGCCGGGGTGACTTTTAACTGA
- a CDS encoding sensor histidine kinase, with translation MSPTSVNDADGSVQTRSAPEIPREAWVEMELIHTFMRYARPSLHAALALIVVIVMILYGHVEPVGLWLWAAAVTAATLARFWVIGIYHRTMQGVSGAPLHAFMARFAWIWPLSAVIWGSSMFVFFLKAPIYDQFICMTVLVGMAGFAVGTFSSHLRCFSAYVNGLVASVLAALVYQLVVERGIPSTFNTYGMVALVLIYWAVIRISGKRFHEVQRANLALQFDNSKLITSLTEKSRAALEAVEIKNRFIASAAHDLRQPVHALGLYADWLAAEPQFVSQIAPKIVRSTRAVEDLFNSLFDLAGLDSDPSRVNLQDVDLAGLLQDLEVQYTPLAAERGLRLRTRVVPGRVRSDPVLLKRLLGNLLSNALRNTHQGGVLLAVRRRQGVRCIEIWDTGVGIAQTHQQAIFQEFYRIPQQGTEEGFGLGLAIVSRLSYVLNHPVGMSSRAGRGSVFWVALTSPGDDAGGASPAATAGPGSGRDDWPASGS, from the coding sequence ATGAGTCCCACCTCTGTGAACGACGCCGACGGGAGCGTTCAAACCAGGAGCGCTCCGGAGATCCCGCGCGAGGCTTGGGTCGAAATGGAGTTGATCCATACGTTCATGCGGTATGCGCGGCCCTCACTGCATGCGGCATTGGCCCTGATTGTCGTTATCGTGATGATCCTTTACGGGCATGTGGAGCCTGTCGGCCTCTGGCTATGGGCGGCGGCGGTCACGGCTGCGACCTTGGCGCGCTTCTGGGTCATCGGCATCTACCACCGCACAATGCAGGGGGTCAGTGGTGCGCCGCTGCACGCTTTCATGGCGCGCTTCGCCTGGATCTGGCCTTTAAGTGCCGTGATCTGGGGAAGTTCCATGTTTGTGTTCTTCCTGAAGGCGCCTATCTATGACCAGTTCATCTGCATGACTGTTCTGGTTGGCATGGCCGGTTTTGCCGTCGGAACTTTCTCCTCCCACCTTCGCTGCTTTTCCGCTTATGTCAATGGACTGGTGGCGTCGGTTCTGGCTGCACTGGTTTACCAGCTGGTGGTGGAGCGTGGCATCCCGTCCACGTTCAATACCTACGGCATGGTGGCGCTGGTGCTGATTTACTGGGCCGTGATCCGCATTTCGGGCAAACGGTTTCATGAAGTGCAGCGGGCCAATCTCGCATTGCAGTTTGACAATTCGAAATTGATCACTTCGCTGACAGAAAAGAGCCGGGCCGCACTGGAGGCGGTAGAAATCAAGAACCGGTTTATCGCCAGCGCCGCCCATGATTTGCGGCAGCCGGTACACGCGCTGGGCCTGTATGCGGACTGGCTGGCTGCTGAACCGCAATTCGTCTCGCAGATCGCGCCAAAAATCGTCCGCTCTACCCGGGCAGTCGAGGATTTGTTCAACTCTCTTTTCGATCTTGCCGGACTGGATTCGGACCCCTCGAGGGTCAACCTGCAGGATGTTGATCTGGCGGGCCTTCTCCAGGACCTGGAGGTGCAATACACCCCCCTGGCTGCGGAGCGTGGCCTGCGGCTGCGAACCCGGGTCGTGCCCGGCCGCGTGAGGTCTGACCCGGTGCTGCTCAAGCGGCTGCTCGGCAACCTGCTGTCGAACGCCTTGCGAAACACGCACCAGGGCGGCGTTCTGCTGGCAGTGCGGCGAAGACAGGGGGTGCGCTGCATCGAAATCTGGGACACCGGCGTGGGCATTGCCCAGACTCACCAGCAGGCGATCTTTCAGGAGTTTTACCGAATTCCCCAGCAGGGTACGGAAGAAGGCTTCGGCCTGGGGCTGGCCATCGTCTCCCGCCTGAGCTACGTGCTCAACCACCCGGTGGGCATGTCATCCCGGGCGGGCCGGGGCAGTGTGTTCTGGGTGGCGCTGACGAGTCCTGGCGATGACGCCGGAGGTGCGAGCCCGGCGGCTACAGCAGGCCCTGGGTCCGGGCGAGATGACTGGCCTGCGAGCGGCTCTTGA
- a CDS encoding LuxR C-terminal-related transcriptional regulator yields the protein MSIFVIDDHPLMREAVVMLIRRLSSKATVTELDRLAAVMPAVEQHGVPELICLDLKLPDTNGVSGVRELKRQFPDVPLVVLSAAPAQDYEDLSIEAGADAYIQKSAGATEISNVLRVFLNEELEPESATPTEKLSKRQKQLLVMLDKGMSNRDIAEELQISEHTVKVHLWRLFRRLNVKSRSQASHLARTQGLL from the coding sequence ATGAGCATTTTTGTAATAGACGACCATCCCCTGATGCGGGAAGCGGTTGTCATGCTGATACGCCGTTTGAGCAGCAAGGCCACTGTGACCGAGCTGGACCGGCTGGCTGCTGTCATGCCCGCCGTAGAACAGCATGGCGTGCCGGAGTTGATCTGCCTGGATCTGAAGCTGCCCGACACCAATGGCGTGTCCGGGGTGCGCGAACTCAAACGGCAGTTTCCGGATGTTCCGCTGGTGGTCCTCTCGGCTGCACCGGCCCAGGACTATGAAGACCTTTCGATCGAAGCCGGTGCCGACGCCTATATTCAAAAATCCGCAGGCGCCACCGAGATCTCCAATGTGCTGCGCGTCTTCCTGAACGAGGAGCTGGAGCCCGAATCCGCCACGCCGACAGAAAAGCTCTCCAAGCGCCAGAAGCAGCTGCTGGTCATGCTCGACAAGGGCATGAGTAACCGCGACATCGCAGAAGAGCTTCAAATCAGCGAGCACACGGTCAAGGTGCATCTGTGGCGCCTGTTCCGGCGCCTGAACGTCAAGAGCCGCTCGCAGGCCAGTCATCTCGCCCGGACCCAGGGCCTGCTGTAG